The Caretta caretta isolate rCarCar2 chromosome 5, rCarCar1.hap1, whole genome shotgun sequence genome contains a region encoding:
- the KGD4 gene encoding alpha-ketoglutarate dehydrogenase component 4 gives MGSKMAAASRVVQVVKPHTPLIKFPDRKNSPKPKMQESLQARVPPLHASAAHMSVGDRPQALQNISSINRVQGAPDTTELVKTLPQKYRRKLISDEEMEYIQRGGPE, from the exons ATGGGCAGCAAGATGGCGGCTGCCAGCAGGGTCGTTCAG GTAGTCAAGCCACATACACCCTTAATCAAGTTCCCGGACAGAAAAAATAGCCCCAAACCTAAAA TGCAGGAATCTCTACAAGCAAGGGTACCACCACTCCATGCTTCAGCAGCACATATGTCTGTAGGAGACAGACCACAAGCCCTTCAAAACATTTCATCCATTAATAGAGTACAAGGCGCACCAGACACAACAGAATTAGTAAAAACATTACCTCAAAAGTACAGGAGAAAGCTGATATCAGATGAGGAGATGGAATACATTCAA CGTGGAGGTCCAGAATAA